In Pseudomonas fakonensis, one DNA window encodes the following:
- a CDS encoding YgdI/YgdR family lipoprotein — protein MIPRTLPAFLLALGLGALAGCASPAVITLNDGREIQAVDTPSYDEDSGFYEFEQLDGKRTRINKDQIRTVKEL, from the coding sequence ATGATCCCACGGACCCTTCCAGCCTTCCTGCTTGCCCTGGGCCTCGGCGCCCTCGCCGGCTGCGCCTCGCCTGCCGTCATCACCCTGAACGATGGCCGCGAGATCCAGGCAGTCGATACCCCGTCCTATGACGAAGACTCTGGCTTCTACGAATTCGAACAGCTCGATGGCAAGCGCACGCGCATCAACAAAGACCAGATCCGCACCGTCAAAGAGCTCTGA
- the moaB gene encoding molybdenum cofactor biosynthesis protein B, with translation MKAKADTPFVALNIAVLTVSDTRTFDTDTSGQLFVDRLTAAGHQLAARVLLKDDLYKIRAQVATWIADEQVQVVLVTGGTGFTGRDSTPEAVGCLLDKQVDGFGELFRQISVADIGTSTVQSRALAGLANGTLVCCLPGSTNAVRTGWDGILAEQLDSRHRPCNFVPHLKQAAACESRG, from the coding sequence ATGAAAGCCAAGGCAGATACCCCCTTCGTGGCGCTGAACATCGCCGTGCTCACGGTCAGCGACACCCGCACCTTCGACACCGACACCTCTGGCCAGTTGTTCGTCGACCGCCTGACTGCGGCCGGCCACCAGCTTGCAGCCCGGGTGCTGCTCAAGGACGACCTGTACAAGATCCGCGCCCAGGTCGCCACCTGGATCGCCGACGAGCAGGTGCAAGTGGTGCTGGTCACCGGCGGCACCGGTTTCACCGGCCGCGACAGTACCCCCGAAGCCGTGGGCTGCCTGCTGGACAAGCAGGTCGACGGCTTTGGCGAGTTGTTCCGGCAGATCTCGGTGGCCGATATCGGCACCTCCACCGTGCAGTCCCGCGCCTTGGCCGGGCTGGCCAACGGCACCCTGGTGTGCTGCCTGCCGGGCTCGACCAACGCGGTTCGCACCGGCTGGGACGGCATTCTCGCCGAGCAGTTGGACAGCCGTCACCGCCCGTGCAATTTCGTCCCGCACCTGAAGCAGGCAGCGGCCTGTGAAAGCCGTGGCTGA
- a CDS encoding molybdopterin molybdotransferase MoeA, which translates to MKAVAEVAPARPLMPVEEALERLLALAEAAPIRQTEEVGLADAEGRVLARELVAGLDLPPWPNSAMDGYALRQGDWRGEPLPVSQRIFAGHAPAPLQPGTCARIFTGAPLPEGADCVEMQENTEVLEDGRVRFLEPLTLDSNVRPKGQETRAGEVVLGAGTRLGPIELGLAATLGFARLEVVRKPKVAVLSTGDELVEPGLPLGPGQIYNSNRRLLVSWLQRLGCEVVDAGILADDLQRTRQCLAALGDVDLILSTGGVSVGEADYLGLALREAGELALWKLAIKPGKPLTFGHYQGVPVIGLPGNPASTLVTFGLLTRPYLLRRQGVANVTPLRFSVPAGFDWPKPGNRREYLRARIEEGRVRIYKNQSSGVLRSAAWAEGVVEVLEGSTPGQGDLVPFIPFSELLG; encoded by the coding sequence GTGAAAGCCGTGGCTGAGGTAGCGCCGGCCCGGCCGTTGATGCCGGTGGAAGAAGCCCTCGAGCGCCTGTTGGCATTGGCCGAGGCGGCGCCCATCAGGCAAACCGAAGAGGTCGGCCTGGCTGATGCCGAAGGTCGTGTGCTGGCCCGTGAACTGGTGGCAGGGCTCGATTTGCCGCCCTGGCCCAACAGTGCCATGGACGGTTACGCCCTGCGCCAGGGTGACTGGCGGGGCGAGCCGTTGCCGGTCAGCCAGCGCATTTTCGCCGGCCACGCCCCGGCGCCCCTGCAGCCAGGCACCTGCGCACGGATCTTCACCGGCGCGCCGCTGCCCGAGGGCGCCGATTGTGTCGAGATGCAGGAAAACACCGAGGTGCTGGAAGACGGCCGGGTGCGTTTTCTCGAGCCGTTGACGCTCGACAGCAACGTGCGCCCCAAGGGCCAGGAGACCCGCGCCGGCGAAGTGGTGCTGGGCGCCGGTACCCGGCTGGGCCCTATCGAACTGGGCCTGGCGGCGACCCTGGGTTTTGCCCGCCTGGAGGTAGTGCGCAAACCGAAAGTGGCGGTGCTGTCGACCGGTGACGAGCTGGTCGAGCCCGGGCTGCCGCTGGGGCCGGGGCAAATCTACAACAGCAACCGCCGCCTGCTGGTCAGCTGGTTGCAGCGCCTGGGCTGCGAGGTGGTGGATGCCGGCATCCTTGCCGACGACCTGCAGCGTACTCGCCAGTGCCTGGCGGCGCTGGGCGATGTCGACCTTATCCTGTCCACCGGCGGCGTCTCGGTAGGCGAGGCTGACTACCTCGGCCTGGCCCTGCGCGAAGCAGGTGAACTGGCCCTGTGGAAACTGGCGATCAAGCCAGGCAAGCCGCTGACCTTTGGCCATTACCAGGGCGTGCCGGTGATCGGCCTGCCGGGCAACCCGGCCTCGACGTTGGTCACCTTCGGCCTGCTCACCCGCCCGTACCTGCTGCGCCGCCAAGGTGTGGCCAATGTCACGCCGCTGCGTTTCAGCGTGCCGGCAGGCTTCGATTGGCCCAAGCCAGGCAACCGCCGTGAGTACCTGCGGGCGCGTATCGAAGAGGGTCGGGTGCGCATCTACAAGAACCAGAGCTCTGGCGTGTTGCGCAGCGCAGCCTGGGCGGAGGGTGTGGTGGAGGTGCTTGAAGGCAGCACCCCAGGCCAGGGCGACCTGGTGCCGTTTATTCCGTTCAGCGAGCTACTTGGCTAG
- a CDS encoding glycosyltransferase family 4 protein has product MRILWTLPYLPWPTTSGCKTRQYHLLRELAGRGHRITLLVQSKVPLGDAAREALEPLLERLIVLPRRAVHSPLNLLASPIIDYPMRAIINGLAPCLRHRFEQLLDEPWDVIQIEHSYSFQPFEKALQARGLPYMLSEHTLESVMGAASHDRLPLWLRPLNAFDRWRYRRWEQRVLRQPSELVAVSPHDAELIGQISGRPVNVVVNGVDCEHYQAVHPALHSQRLLFVGNFEYGANLEAIEWALEDILPQVWQSNPAVRLAIAGHALPASWKLHWNDPRIEWVGYRPDLRELQRRSALFFAPLRYAGGSKVKILEAMAAGLPVITTSKGVSGLAANRGEHYLASDDSGQLALLVTQLLNQPARMAQLGEAGRAFARQRHDWSVAAQQLENVHMRLGQLAPASTPPLGGVLAK; this is encoded by the coding sequence ATGCGCATACTCTGGACACTGCCCTACCTGCCTTGGCCCACCACCAGCGGCTGCAAGACCCGGCAATACCACCTGCTGCGCGAACTGGCAGGGCGCGGGCACCGCATCACCCTGCTGGTGCAGTCCAAGGTGCCGCTCGGCGATGCCGCCCGCGAAGCCCTGGAGCCCCTGCTGGAACGCCTGATCGTGCTACCCCGGCGCGCCGTGCACAGCCCGCTGAACCTGCTGGCCTCGCCGATCATCGACTACCCCATGCGCGCCATCATCAACGGCCTGGCGCCCTGCCTGCGGCACCGTTTCGAGCAGTTGCTGGACGAGCCTTGGGATGTGATCCAGATCGAGCACAGCTACAGCTTCCAGCCGTTCGAGAAGGCCCTGCAGGCGCGTGGCCTGCCCTACATGCTCAGCGAGCACACCCTGGAATCGGTAATGGGCGCCGCCAGCCATGACCGCCTGCCGCTATGGCTACGCCCGCTCAACGCCTTCGACCGCTGGCGCTACCGGCGCTGGGAGCAACGCGTGCTGCGCCAGCCAAGCGAATTGGTAGCGGTCAGCCCGCATGACGCCGAGCTGATCGGGCAGATCAGCGGCCGCCCGGTGAACGTGGTGGTCAATGGCGTCGACTGCGAGCACTACCAGGCGGTGCACCCGGCGCTGCACAGCCAGCGCCTGCTGTTTGTCGGCAACTTCGAATACGGCGCCAACCTCGAAGCCATCGAGTGGGCGCTGGAAGACATCCTGCCGCAGGTGTGGCAAAGCAACCCGGCGGTGCGCCTGGCCATCGCCGGGCATGCGCTGCCGGCCAGCTGGAAGCTGCACTGGAACGACCCGCGCATCGAATGGGTGGGCTACCGCCCCGACCTGCGCGAGCTGCAACGGCGCTCGGCGCTGTTCTTCGCGCCGTTGCGCTATGCCGGCGGCTCGAAGGTGAAGATCCTCGAAGCGATGGCCGCCGGCCTGCCGGTGATCACCACCAGCAAAGGCGTGTCGGGGCTGGCGGCCAACCGCGGCGAACATTACCTGGCCAGCGACGACAGCGGCCAGCTGGCGCTTCTGGTGACCCAACTGCTCAACCAGCCTGCGCGCATGGCCCAGCTGGGTGAAGCCGGGCGCGCGTTCGCCCGCCAGCGCCACGACTGGAGCGTGGCTGCCCAGCAACTGGAGAACGTGCACATGCGCCTCGGTCAGCTGGCACCGGCCAGTACCCCGCCGCTGGGCGGGGTACTAGCCAAGTAG
- the yegS gene encoding lipid kinase YegS produces MAERKALLILHGKQATNEEVRAAVGELRERGWQLDVRLTWEAGDAQRLVGEALAAGYPHVVAGGGDGTLRDVAEAMAQAQGEASLVLLPLGTANDFAKAATVPLEPAAALALLEQPARPIDLGRVGDQLFLNMATGGFGSQVTANTSEDLKKVLGAAAYLFTGLSRFSELQSASVELQGPGFQWQGDLLALGIGNGRQAGGGHILCPEAKADDGLLDIGILPAPQEMVGALRGLLAGEELFVRARLPWVEIKSSQGLDINLDGEPLQADSLRFEALSKALRVHLPADSPLLSRPG; encoded by the coding sequence ATGGCCGAACGCAAGGCACTGTTGATCCTGCATGGCAAGCAAGCCACCAACGAAGAGGTGCGGGCCGCTGTGGGCGAGTTGCGCGAACGCGGTTGGCAACTCGATGTGCGGCTGACCTGGGAGGCGGGTGATGCCCAGCGCCTGGTAGGCGAGGCGCTGGCGGCGGGCTACCCCCATGTGGTGGCCGGCGGTGGCGATGGCACCCTGCGCGATGTGGCCGAGGCCATGGCCCAGGCGCAAGGGGAGGCAAGCCTGGTACTGCTGCCGCTGGGCACGGCCAACGATTTCGCCAAGGCCGCGACGGTACCGCTGGAGCCTGCGGCGGCGCTGGCATTGCTGGAGCAGCCGGCGCGGCCGATCGATCTGGGCCGGGTAGGGGACCAGCTGTTCCTCAACATGGCCACCGGCGGCTTTGGCAGCCAGGTCACGGCCAATACTTCCGAGGATCTGAAAAAGGTACTGGGCGCTGCGGCCTACCTGTTTACCGGGCTGTCACGCTTCAGCGAGCTGCAAAGCGCTTCGGTGGAGCTGCAGGGGCCGGGCTTTCAGTGGCAGGGCGACCTGCTGGCCCTGGGTATCGGCAACGGTCGGCAGGCCGGTGGCGGGCATATTCTGTGCCCCGAGGCCAAGGCCGACGACGGCCTGCTGGACATCGGCATCCTGCCGGCGCCGCAAGAGATGGTCGGCGCCCTGCGCGGCTTGCTGGCCGGTGAGGAACTGTTCGTGCGGGCGCGCCTGCCGTGGGTCGAGATCAAGAGCTCGCAAGGGCTGGATATCAATCTCGACGGCGAACCCTTGCAGGCCGACAGCCTGCGCTTCGAGGCGCTGTCCAAGGCACTGCGGGTGCACCTGCCCGCCGATTCGCCGCTGCTCAGTCGTCCAGGCTGA
- a CDS encoding response regulator, whose translation MTCRLLLVDDHSLIRAGVRALVSDIPGYTVVGEAEDGAQLLEQVASLAPDIILLDISMRSTSGLDALTQLRASGCTSKVLMLSMHTDPELIMRALESGAHGYLLKDTTATELEQALCALRSNERYLSPAIAHTVINQALQRAQNTKVPGDERHNLTARQLEILRLIVRGKSTREIASGLGLSIKTVETHRSQIMKRLQIYDVAGLVLFAVREKIISLDD comes from the coding sequence ATGACTTGTAGACTACTGCTGGTGGACGACCACTCCCTGATTCGCGCAGGCGTCAGGGCACTGGTATCGGACATTCCCGGATACACCGTGGTTGGCGAGGCCGAAGACGGCGCCCAACTGCTCGAACAGGTAGCAAGCCTGGCCCCCGACATCATCCTGCTGGACATCTCCATGCGCTCCACCAGCGGCCTGGACGCCCTCACCCAGCTGCGTGCCAGCGGTTGCACCAGCAAGGTGCTGATGCTGTCGATGCACACCGACCCGGAACTGATCATGCGCGCGCTGGAAAGCGGCGCCCATGGCTACCTGCTCAAGGACACCACCGCCACCGAGCTGGAACAGGCCTTGTGCGCCCTGCGCAGCAACGAGCGCTACCTCAGCCCGGCCATCGCCCACACCGTGATCAACCAGGCCCTGCAGCGCGCGCAGAACACCAAGGTGCCCGGTGACGAGCGTCACAACCTCACCGCCCGCCAGCTGGAGATTCTGCGCCTGATCGTGCGCGGCAAGTCCACCCGGGAGATCGCCAGCGGCCTGGGCCTGTCGATCAAGACCGTCGAGACCCACCGCTCGCAGATCATGAAGCGCCTGCAGATCTACGATGTGGCCGGCCTGGTGCTGTTCGCGGTGCGCGAGAAGATCATCAGCCTGGACGACTGA
- a CDS encoding sensor histidine kinase, translating to MLERLKTLRRCHSRAALFRWATTVLCLASLAANLILYLRTQPLSASLLLLQLAAMISVGWHLRHWARSISLRPAELATRMLKVQESERQRLSRELHDDIGQLLTAAKLQVDWLQRRVPADLQAHCTTLRGTLEQTLGNVRDVSALLNPRQLASLGLEASLREHLLRTLANSGIHWSLDCNQRLGGISDDVTMAAFRITQEAVTNVLRHAQAGNLVVRLQRTPAGLALSIHDDGCGFSPAADPAEAGQRGMAGMHERATALQGSLTVISQPGQGTQIDALFPWPPRSQERARTPAPDDL from the coding sequence ATGCTTGAACGCTTGAAGACTCTCCGGCGTTGCCACTCCAGGGCTGCCCTGTTCCGTTGGGCAACCACGGTGCTGTGCCTGGCTTCACTGGCAGCCAACCTGATCCTCTACCTACGCACCCAACCGCTGTCGGCCAGCCTGTTGCTGCTGCAACTGGCGGCCATGATCAGCGTCGGCTGGCACCTGCGCCACTGGGCACGCTCCATCAGCCTGCGCCCAGCCGAGCTGGCCACGCGCATGCTCAAGGTGCAGGAAAGCGAACGCCAGCGCCTGAGCCGCGAATTGCATGACGACATCGGCCAACTGCTCACCGCTGCCAAGTTGCAGGTCGACTGGCTGCAACGGCGCGTGCCGGCAGACCTGCAGGCGCATTGCACAACCTTGCGCGGCACCCTCGAGCAAACCTTGGGCAACGTGCGCGATGTATCCGCCCTGCTGAATCCGCGCCAACTGGCCAGCCTGGGGCTGGAGGCCAGCCTGCGCGAGCACCTGCTGCGCACCCTGGCCAACAGCGGCATCCACTGGAGCCTGGACTGCAACCAACGCCTGGGCGGGATCAGCGACGATGTGACCATGGCCGCGTTCCGTATAACCCAGGAAGCCGTCACCAACGTGCTGCGCCACGCCCAGGCCGGCAACCTGGTGGTGCGCCTGCAGCGCACGCCAGCCGGCCTTGCCCTGTCGATCCACGATGACGGTTGCGGCTTCTCCCCTGCTGCCGACCCAGCCGAGGCCGGCCAACGCGGCATGGCCGGCATGCATGAACGTGCCACCGCCTTGCAAGGCAGCCTGACCGTGATCAGCCAGCCCGGGCAAGGCACCCAGATCGACGCCCTGTTCCCATGGCCGCCCCGCAGCCAGGAACGCGCCAGGACCCCTGCACCCGATGACTTGTAG
- a CDS encoding histidine kinase, which yields MDNTALPNGTLQDFLLDAQVLLSGAQECLQHLELIGNDPDACLCLDETLDTLAHRCDKLALSEVAQFTRTLQQLLAPACSRQHLDGAALPVLGACLTLLAWQLELLDPQTGRLGMDIEEQQALLNELASLLGQPKPQTCAPCQTLGGTCAHAHVQPMSQHCQPTAGNSN from the coding sequence ATGGACAACACAGCCCTGCCGAACGGGACGTTGCAGGACTTTCTGCTGGATGCGCAGGTCTTGCTCAGCGGCGCCCAGGAGTGCCTGCAGCACCTGGAACTGATCGGCAACGACCCCGATGCCTGCTTGTGCCTGGACGAAACCCTAGACACCCTGGCCCATCGCTGCGACAAGCTTGCGCTGAGTGAAGTAGCGCAGTTCACCCGCACCCTCCAGCAACTCCTGGCCCCGGCCTGCAGCCGCCAACACCTGGACGGTGCGGCGCTGCCGGTGCTCGGCGCCTGCCTCACCCTGCTGGCCTGGCAACTGGAACTGCTCGACCCGCAGACCGGCCGCCTGGGCATGGACATCGAAGAGCAGCAGGCGTTGCTCAACGAACTGGCCAGCCTGCTTGGCCAGCCAAAGCCGCAAACGTGTGCGCCTTGCCAGACGCTTGGCGGCACCTGTGCCCATGCCCACGTTCAGCCGATGTCGCAGCACTGTCAGCCAACAGCGGGCAACAGCAACTAA
- a CDS encoding chemotaxis protein CheV, translated as MAGILDTVDQRTQLVGENRLEILMFRLAGRQLFAINVFKVQEVLQLPKLTLMPQRHSYVCGVVNLRGQTLPVIDLSQAIGMRPLQPGPDSTIIVTEYNRSVQAFLVGGVDRIVNMNWEAIMPPPTSAGRQHYLTAITKVDEKLVEIIDVEKVLAEIVPYSAKVSRDKLEDPVLARARGREVLLVDDSTVALAQLRDTLSQLGLKLHVASDGLKALRLLKGWADAGEDVCEKLLMVFTDAEMPEMDGYRLTTEIRNDPRLRSLYVVLHTSLSGSFNDSMVKKVGCDNFLSKFQPDRLVEVVRQRLNMLQTTA; from the coding sequence ATGGCCGGCATTCTCGATACGGTAGACCAACGTACGCAACTGGTGGGTGAGAACCGCCTGGAAATTCTCATGTTCCGCCTGGCTGGCCGGCAACTGTTCGCGATCAACGTGTTCAAGGTGCAGGAAGTGCTGCAACTGCCCAAGCTGACCCTGATGCCCCAGCGCCACTCCTATGTGTGCGGCGTGGTCAACCTGCGCGGCCAGACCTTGCCGGTGATCGACCTGTCCCAGGCAATCGGCATGCGCCCGCTGCAGCCGGGCCCGGACAGCACCATCATCGTCACTGAGTACAACCGCTCGGTGCAGGCCTTCCTGGTGGGCGGCGTGGACCGCATTGTCAACATGAACTGGGAAGCGATCATGCCGCCGCCCACCAGCGCCGGCCGCCAGCACTACCTCACCGCCATCACCAAGGTGGACGAGAAGCTGGTCGAGATCATCGACGTGGAAAAGGTGCTGGCCGAAATCGTGCCCTACAGCGCCAAGGTATCCCGCGACAAGCTCGAAGACCCAGTGCTGGCGCGTGCCCGCGGGCGTGAGGTGCTGCTGGTGGACGACTCCACCGTGGCCCTGGCGCAGTTGCGCGACACCCTCTCGCAACTGGGCTTGAAGCTGCACGTGGCCAGCGACGGCCTGAAGGCCCTGCGCCTGCTCAAGGGCTGGGCCGACGCCGGCGAGGACGTGTGCGAGAAGCTGCTGATGGTCTTCACCGACGCTGAAATGCCCGAAATGGATGGCTACCGGCTGACTACCGAGATTCGCAATGACCCGCGCCTGCGCAGCCTTTACGTGGTGCTGCACACCTCGCTGTCGGGCAGTTTCAACGACTCGATGGTGAAGAAGGTCGGTTGCGACAACTTCCTTTCCAAGTTCCAGCCTGACCGTTTGGTCGAAGTGGTGCGCCAGCGCTTGAACATGCTGCAGACCACTGCCTGA
- a CDS encoding MOSC domain-containing protein, producing the protein MILSALYRYPVKSVQAQSLQASAVGSMGLEGDRRWMVVEADNGRFLTQRAWPGLGLIHADYLADGSLLLAAAGRASLQVAVPPADEALRGVTIWRDTLRVPDAGDEAAAWLSELLGKPVRLVHCPAPRARYLPSGYGLASDRAAFPDGFPLLLIGQASLDELSRRVGRPMQMLRFRPNLVVEGAEAFAEDQWKRIRIGAMTLRVLKPSVRCILTTLDPATGERSPDREPLTTLKTFREKEGDVLFGQNLAVDGEGELQVGMAVEVLE; encoded by the coding sequence ATGATTCTGAGCGCGTTGTACCGTTACCCTGTGAAGTCCGTGCAGGCGCAAAGCCTGCAGGCTTCTGCGGTCGGCAGCATGGGGCTTGAAGGCGACCGGCGCTGGATGGTGGTGGAGGCTGACAACGGCCGCTTTCTTACCCAGCGTGCCTGGCCCGGGCTTGGCTTGATCCACGCCGATTACCTGGCCGATGGCTCGCTGCTGTTGGCTGCGGCCGGGCGGGCGTCATTGCAGGTGGCGGTGCCGCCTGCCGACGAGGCGCTGCGCGGGGTGACGATCTGGCGTGACACCTTGCGCGTGCCGGATGCCGGCGACGAGGCGGCCGCCTGGCTCAGCGAGTTGCTGGGTAAACCGGTGCGCCTGGTGCACTGCCCTGCGCCCCGGGCACGTTACCTGCCCAGCGGCTACGGGCTGGCCAGCGACCGTGCAGCGTTCCCCGACGGCTTCCCGCTGCTGCTGATTGGCCAGGCCTCGCTGGATGAGCTGAGCCGGCGGGTCGGGCGCCCCATGCAGATGCTGCGTTTTCGCCCCAACCTGGTGGTGGAAGGGGCCGAGGCCTTTGCCGAGGACCAGTGGAAGCGCATCCGCATCGGCGCCATGACCTTGCGTGTGCTCAAGCCCAGTGTGCGCTGTATCCTCACCACCCTTGACCCGGCCACCGGCGAACGCAGCCCGGACCGCGAGCCGTTGACCACGCTCAAGACCTTCCGCGAGAAAGAGGGCGATGTGCTGTTCGGGCAAAACCTGGCGGTGGACGGGGAAGGGGAGTTGCAGGTGGGGATGGCGGTAGAGGTGCTGGAGTGA
- a CDS encoding transglycosylase SLT domain-containing protein, whose translation MRSRLLQLASCLLLTATAASAAHAVDLTQQRQYYDEAKRALAKGDKGPYLRYAQALRDYPLTPYLTYDELTARLKSASNEEIEGFLAQHGDLPQANWMKLRWLRWLAERGEWNTFVKYYDSKLNFTELDCLNGQYQLTHGLRAEGFATAQKLWNVGKSQPAACDTLFALWAAEGQLTEAKRWERAKLAAQTRNYSLAGNLVKTLTTLAPQGKLLLDVAQKPELLNQPSRFMPVSEAMSDVVSLGLRRLARQNPEQAMALLDDYASRMHFSRDEKVAIAREIGLTLARRYDPRALDLMTRYDPELRDNTVSEWRMRLLLRLGRWQDAYELSKRLPQDLAGSSRWKYWQARSLELAQPSNPQVPLLYKNVARERDFYGFLAADRAQTPYQLNNKPLLLSQQVINKVRNTPGIRRALEFHARGQVVEGRREWYHVSRHFNRDEMVAQARLAYDMRWYFPAIRTISQAQYWDDLDIRFPMAYRDTLVREAKVRGLHSSWVFAITRQESAFMEDARSGVGASGLMQLMPATAKETARKFSIPLASPAQVLNPDKNIQLGAAYLSQVHSQFNGNRVLASAAYNAGPGRVRQWLKGAKHLSFDVWVESIPFDETRQYVQNVLSYSVIYGQKLNSPQPLVDWHERYFDDM comes from the coding sequence ATGCGCAGCCGCCTGTTACAACTTGCTTCCTGCCTGCTGCTCACCGCCACCGCCGCGAGTGCCGCACACGCCGTCGACCTCACCCAGCAACGCCAGTACTACGATGAAGCCAAGCGCGCCCTGGCCAAGGGCGACAAGGGCCCGTACCTGCGCTACGCCCAGGCGCTGCGCGACTATCCGCTGACGCCCTATCTCACCTACGACGAACTGACCGCCCGACTCAAGAGCGCCAGCAACGAGGAAATCGAAGGTTTTCTCGCCCAGCATGGCGACCTGCCCCAGGCCAACTGGATGAAACTGCGCTGGTTGCGCTGGCTGGCCGAACGCGGCGAATGGAACACCTTCGTCAAGTACTACGACTCCAAGCTCAATTTCACCGAACTGGACTGCCTCAACGGCCAGTACCAGCTCACCCACGGCCTGCGCGCCGAAGGCTTTGCCACCGCGCAAAAACTGTGGAACGTCGGCAAGTCGCAACCGGCGGCCTGCGACACCCTGTTCGCCCTGTGGGCCGCCGAAGGCCAGCTGACCGAAGCCAAGCGCTGGGAACGCGCCAAGCTCGCCGCCCAGACGCGCAACTACAGCCTGGCCGGCAACCTGGTTAAAACCCTGACCACCCTCGCCCCCCAGGGCAAGCTGCTGCTGGACGTTGCGCAAAAACCCGAGCTGCTCAACCAGCCGTCGCGCTTCATGCCGGTCAGCGAGGCCATGTCCGACGTAGTCAGCCTGGGCCTGCGCCGCCTCGCCCGACAAAACCCGGAGCAGGCCATGGCGTTGCTCGACGACTACGCCTCGCGCATGCACTTCAGCCGCGACGAGAAAGTCGCCATCGCCCGCGAGATCGGCCTCACCCTGGCCCGGCGCTACGACCCGCGCGCCCTCGACCTGATGACCCGCTACGACCCAGAGCTGCGCGACAACACAGTGAGCGAATGGCGCATGCGCCTGCTGCTGCGCCTGGGCCGCTGGCAGGACGCCTACGAGCTGAGCAAGCGCCTGCCCCAGGACCTGGCCGGCAGCAGCCGCTGGAAGTACTGGCAGGCGCGCAGCCTGGAGCTGGCACAGCCAAGCAACCCGCAGGTGCCGCTGCTGTACAAGAACGTCGCCCGCGAGCGTGACTTCTACGGCTTCCTCGCCGCCGACCGTGCGCAAACCCCCTATCAGCTCAACAACAAGCCGCTGCTGCTGAGCCAGCAGGTGATCAACAAGGTGCGCAACACCCCGGGCATCCGCCGCGCCCTGGAGTTCCACGCCCGTGGCCAGGTGGTCGAGGGCCGCCGCGAGTGGTACCACGTCAGCCGCCACTTCAACCGTGACGAAATGGTCGCCCAGGCCCGCCTGGCCTACGACATGCGCTGGTACTTCCCGGCCATCCGCACCATCAGCCAGGCGCAGTACTGGGACGACCTGGACATCCGCTTCCCCATGGCCTACCGCGACACCCTGGTGCGCGAAGCCAAGGTCCGCGGCCTGCATTCAAGCTGGGTGTTCGCCATCACCCGCCAGGAGAGCGCCTTCATGGAAGACGCCCGCTCCGGCGTCGGCGCCAGCGGCTTGATGCAGCTGATGCCGGCCACCGCCAAGGAAACCGCGCGCAAGTTCAGCATCCCCCTGGCCTCGCCGGCCCAGGTGCTCAACCCGGACAAGAACATCCAGCTCGGCGCCGCCTACCTGAGCCAGGTGCACAGCCAGTTCAACGGCAACCGCGTGCTGGCCTCGGCCGCCTACAACGCCGGCCCCGGCCGTGTGCGCCAATGGCTGAAGGGTGCCAAGCACCTGAGTTTCGATGTGTGGGTCGAGTCGATCCCGTTCGACGAGACGCGCCAGTACGTGCAGAACGTGCTGTCGTATTCGGTCATCTACGGGCAGAAGCTCAATTCACCGCAGCCGCTGGTGGATTGGCATGAGCGCTATTTCGACGATATGTAG